In Mytilus trossulus isolate FHL-02 chromosome 14, PNRI_Mtr1.1.1.hap1, whole genome shotgun sequence, a genomic segment contains:
- the LOC134697153 gene encoding amyloid beta precursor protein binding family B member 2-like isoform X5 has translation MIRDYNLRKQHNINELCHYNWIKRSFDPNMVCSHRKRTRKFNFNLYGTLHRRLNRFEKTWTFHHNPLPDVENTYLSFANPNYHYEDRKNSNDKLNKDVYQNDSNIYDEVDVSTISLLDKQKGEETKDMKVEKKELDKLSQKKRLLLNDVNSSDDEVATSTDEETENKDRGKNEKVLSENKKNLKNSDSGFEEMDTSKTSRNRKKQGFMGYYTMLEAKAKEKQLKILETPDTEEDTPTGGSKFTKFGFDINSPDSNDSGIQSDARSDDGSSHVHGPVNDDIYAVVCKSTSSDLGLLRIDHSGSEDNTPTEEDNPKKQKEERLPPGWEKCEDEDGAYYWHIKSGTIQREPPSPAPPDTKHVTIRSVSINSDSSTLSSDTDCDSVPSTPTSGTSEDPLTAFEGHALQYAVNSIQNMSSSRSLSAVPKVETNGPEKKDDKKAVRFSVRSLGWVRIAEEDLTPERSSRAVNKCIVDLTLGRNDINDVVGRWGDGKDLYLDLDRDSLRLVDTQDFIVINVQPIQSIRVWGVGRDNGRDFAYVARDKTTRKHMCHVFRCDNPARQIANTLRDICKQLMMERRLQQAAVDQRLSRPTDLPNLEIAGQQGNQKAVLQSLLRSASFPTPMEEPKKVIRCHYIGCQAVLKPVGTEILNGAIMALYNKIPPEKWKFVNVGIAPSTITITEHKTEVKLDECRVRFLSFMGIAADNVRLCGFIIHGPEDQFNCHVFHCEPSAGALCKTIEAACKLRYQKLLDANPTTPTNSNKSDNKLQNLGASISAGLKSGAESVQTNIIPGIKNGAQTMQTGLKSGALTVQTGVIHGFYGVQNVFSKIKTKVRKAESS, from the exons ATGATTCGTGACTACAATTTACGGAAACAACATAACATTAACGAACTTTGTCATTACAATTGGATAAAAAGAAGCTTTGATCCCAATATGGTCTGTTCACATAGAAAGCGAACTAGAAAATTTAACTTTAACTTATATGGAACTTTACACAGACGATTGAACAGATTTGAAAAGACGTGGACATTTCATCATAATCCATTGCCAG acgTTGAAAACACCTATTTGAGTTTTGCAAATCCAAATTATCATTACGAAGATAGAAAGAACAGTAACGATAAACTGAATAAAGACGTTTACCAAAACGATAGCAACATTTATGACGAGGTTGACGTGAGCACCATTTCTCTTCTTGATAAACAAAAAGGTGAAGAAACTAAAGAcatgaaagtagaaaaaaaagaactagACAAATTGTCTCAAAAGAAAAGGCTTTTGTTAAATGATGTCAATTCTTCGGACGATGAGGTTGCAACATCCACAGATGAAGAAACAGAAAACAAAGATCggggaaaaaatgaaaaagtcctaagtgaaaacaaaaaaaacttgaagAATAGTGACAGTGGATTTGAGGAGATGGATACTTCTAAAACAAGTAGAAACAGGAAGAAGCAAGGGTTTATGGGATACTATACAATGTTAGAGGCTAAGGCCAAGGAAAAACAACTGAAGATTCTAGAAACTCCTGATACGGAGGAAGATACACCAACAGGGGGTAGCAAGTTTACAAA GTTTGGGTTTGACATCAACTCTCCCGACTCTAATGATAGCGGTATCCAATCAGATGCTAGATCAGATGATGGAAGCAGTCACGTTCACGGTCCAGTGAATGATGACATCTATGCAGTGGTGTGTAAATCTACCAGCTCTGACCTAGGTCTGCTGAGAATAGATCACAGTGGTAGTGAAGATAATACTCCAACAGAAGAG gACAATCCAAAGAAACAGAAAGAGGAAAGACTTCCACCAGGGTGGGAGAAATGTGAAG ATGAAGATGGAGCATATTACTGGCATATCAAGAGTGGGACTATCCAGAGGGAGCCACCATCACCAGCTCCACCAGATACTAAACATGTGACCATAAGATCTGTATCTATAAATAGTGATAGT aGCACATTGTCAAGTGATACAGATTGTGACTCCGTACCTTCCACACCAACCAGTGGAACATCAGAAGATCCACTAACAGCATTCGAGGGACATGCTTTACAATATGCAGttaattcaattcaaaacaT GTCCTCCTCAAGAAGTCTGTCTGCAGTTCCTAAAGTGGAAACAAATGGTCCAGAGAAAAAAGATGATAAGAAAGCTGTGAGATTTTCTGTTCGCTCTCTTGGCTGGGTGAGAATTGCTGAGGAAGATTTGACACCAGAGAGGAGTAGCAGGGCTGTTAACAAATGTATCGTAGATCTGACACTCGGTAGAAATGATATCAATGATGTTGTTGGTAGATGGGGAGAT GGAAAAGATTTGTACCTTGATCTCGACAGGGATAGTTTACGTTTAGTAGACACTCAAGATTTCATTGTAATTAATGTACAGCCTATTCAGTCCATAAGAGTTTGGGGAGTAGGGAGAGATAATGGAAG AGATTTTGCTTACGTAGCCCGAGACAAAACTACAAGAAAACACATGTGTCATGTCTTCCGCTGTGACAATCCTGCCAGACAGATTGCCAATACATTACGAGATATTTGTAAACAGTTGATGATGGAGAGACGACTCCAACAGGCTGCAGTTGACCAACGATTGTCCAGACCAACAGACTTGCCAAATTTAGAGATTGCTGGTCAACAAGGGAACCAAAAAGCTGTATTACAGAGCTTGTTAAGAA gTGCATCATTCCCTACACCTATGGAGGAACCAAAGAAAGTCATCAGATGTCATTATATAGGGTGTCAAGCCGTTCTCAAACCTGTGG gtACAGAAATCCTGAATGGAGCCATTATGGCATTGTATAACAAGATTCCCCCAGAGAAATGGAAGTTTGTTAATGTTGGGATAGCACCATCTACAATCACCATTACAGAacat aAAACAGAAGTTAAACTGGATGAATGTCGTGTCAGATTTCTATCATTTATGGGAATAGCAGCTGATAATGTCAG GTTATGTGGTTTTATAATACATGGACCTGAGGATCAGTTTAATTGTCATGTATTCCATTGTGAACCATCAGCAGGGGCACTGTGTAAAACAATAGAGGCTGCTTGTAAG CTTAGATATCAGAAGTTATTAGATGCCAATCCAACCACCCCAACTAACAGTAATAAATCAGATAACAAG CTCCAAAACCTAGGCGCATCAATTTCAGCTGGTTTGAAATCTGGTGCCGAATCTGTTCAGACTAATATTATACCGGGTATAAAAAATGGGGCCCAAACAATGCAAACTGGACTTAAATCAGGGGCTCTTACAGTGCAAACAGGTGTTATACATGGATTTTATGGTGTTCAAAATGTTTTCTCCAAGATCAAAACCAAAGTGAGAAAGGCAGAGAGCAGCTAG